The following DNA comes from Punica granatum isolate Tunisia-2019 unplaced genomic scaffold, ASM765513v2 Contig00634, whole genome shotgun sequence.
tataaaaagtaatgaatagttgagaaaataatgattgtattgttgaattatggaaaaagtaatggatagttgagagaatttaatattaaaaattgaattgaatggttaaaaaattgaagaaaaaaagtaataattgtgttgttaatttTTGTTGGGTAGTGAAAATAGTTAAAGTTacagttaaaattttaaaaacgtaattgtaaaaccaaacggagtgTCAAAACTTCGAATGAAAGATCCTCTAAACCTTTAAGATGAAGAAGTTAGAAAATTCAGATGAGTCGGGACCTCTCAAGTCGAGTTGATGACAAGAAAGGAAAACATGGAAAATTACAGAGTAAAGAATGTCACAGCTCTCTCATTGCCGTATATGTTTCCTCTCCCGTATACATATTTCCATCTCTGACCATAAACTTCAATGATCCCATCAAAGTAGTACTCTTTCAGAGCTTGACGATTATCAATCAAACTCTCTTGAACTGGTAACTTTATGGTagtttaaatgaaaaattgggAAGTTTCGATGAATAAAGATATGCCGAGCAGATGACAAATGGCTGTAGCAGTAGAAAGAGCGGAAAGAACCTCCGGATAGACAGATATGGGCGAAGCTTTTGTATACCAGGGAACAGAAGCAGCTGAAATGCACCAGACTGTCCCAACTGATGCTGAGTTTCCCAACTGCGGGAACATTCAAAAGCAACATAATTAGAATATGTCTTGATCGGTCAGAAAATCAATGGAAGAAACAAATATTGGGATGGTGAAGTATGAGTTTTTCTTTAGGTATTTGCAGACCGGTAACAAAACTGCAGGGCAACAGATGGGAAGGACATATAAGGAACGTGAAGGGAGGGAACTGATCAGAACAACTGAAGGGCCATCTTGAGCTTGTTCTGTTTCCATTTGGGCAGCTTGTAGAAGGCCTCCTTTGTCATCCCAAACTTCTCACTGAAATCCGCTGCTGACAAGTAAGCCTGCATTTTTGAAGCACAGAAGTCTCAGAGCAGAACTTAATTCTTTTACCAGGAACTGAGTGGTTTATCATGGTTTTTCAAGCAGCAAGTCCTGAGTTTTGATATTGGAATCTCCCATTTGCCTCCTGTTCAGTGGTTAAACATAACGGAATGCATACTCGGAGTTGTAAAGAACATATTACCTCTCTCTTGGTAATGTCAATGTCTGTAACAGGATCCGTTGATGTTGTCGTGAGACGTTCATATGGGTATAGTGTGAgcccttcttcatcttcagcttctccttctttcacATCCTCTTGAATTGACTCTATCTTATTGGTCTTTGAATCCTCGATGGGTTTCTCCTCCGAGTTTGATTTCGCTGCCTCAGGTGACGCTGCATCAGAAAAGCCTAACCctgataaaatatatagtttcTAAAGCATTCTTCATAGTGCAGTAAATCTCTTTTGAAGTGAGCTCAAGCAGCCCATCTCCTCAAGGCCTAACTTATCTAAGGTAATCACTTCCTTCATATTCCCAGACAAGCTCCCTTACGTGCCATCTAGGCACCACTTCTCCATATTTTCTTTGCCGAAGTTTGACATGGAAATATGTAAGCTCTGTGTACCTTTAACTGATCGCGGTATACGTAATTGCTGGGGTGGAGGTGCTGACTTCTCGAAAGGGGCAGTAAGGGCAGCTATGGCAGCAGATTTAGATGCCAGCCTAGAGGAGTCTGGGGTCACTGACTTGGGATAGAGCTTTCGGATCATGGGGGGTGGCGTCGAAAGATTCCTTGCATTGGGGTTCTCGAAATTGGCAGCAAGGGCATTGAAAGCTGGGGATCTCCCTCTCACACGAGCACGGTCAGGGCTGAAAGACACACTTCTTGAACGCTGTGATTTCTCCGGCACGCTCGCTCGCCCTCCATGTAAAATCGGCACTCTCCGTTTTGGTTTCTGATCATGTTCAAGGAACTAATCAGAAACTTGAtgaacagaaaaaagaaatgatgtATTTTCCCTTCTCAGGCTATTAGTAAAGCAAAGCGTAAGATCAAGATTGAGCACAAGACTATCTGAATGACACAAATGAAGAAAAGTATATTTTAATGATATACAACGATGCAAGATGAGAGAGGGCTGAGAAGACTACATCTATATTTGAAGTGCCACCATGTTTCAATATCGCGAGTTTCCTTTCGAACGAGTTCCCATGCATCTGCATACATATTAAAGCATCAGCAAAAGGAGAACCTACACTGCTATGACCTTTCGAGATCCCATGAATGTGACCCATTGCATATACACAGATCATATACGGGCCTCACAGGTCACACGGTTGAGGATTGTGGAGTAGGTCTATTAACAGAAGATAATAAATGGTTCTAAGGCAACTTACCGCAGATTTCACAGAGTCCCACTTGAAGAAGCGAGTGAAGAACTTTGGTTCGCTTCCTTCCATGATCACATACAACGGAGCTTCGTGGGACAACTTCTCCATTAGAAAGTCGCGCTCGAGGAAATTCTggaaataaggaaaaatacaGAATCATATCAATCCCGTAAGACTTTCCGCTGTCAAAGCTTTGCATGACATCAAGAGCTTCAAGCAAAggttttccattcattttgTACCTCTCCGGCCTTCAAAGCCTGCATTTTATTCTTGTTATTGACTTGCTGCCCAACCCAGACATATATTTCCGACTGACAATCGAGAACGAATATGTCTTCAGTCATCAGATCGTCCTGGTCAAAGTTGTATATCTCTGTGACCTGCAGTAAGGACTCCAAGATAAGCAACAGATTGCAATTTGAGCAGCATTTGTTAACGACTTTACTAGTTCAGAGCACACCTTTAAATTTCCTGCATATCAGCAAGCGTTTCACCGAGAAAAGCAGAGAACACGGGTTAGAAACAGAAATTTAAGTCAAATAGAGAACTCTCAGAATTTCATGGTAGTTTGTCCAGCGTGGAGGCCAACTATTTTCTTACCATCTGAAATAGCACAACAGAACAGGTGAGGATCGTCCATGCCATTTCTTGCAATCTTCTGAGTTGGGTGCTCTGTCTTCCCACCTAGCAGCTCCCAGAATTGGTCTGACTCGGCCCCTTCCTTTTGCATTTTTGGCTGTGCATTAGGCTGCAGAACATAGAAATCCAACGGAAAACACTTAATATCTGATAGCAAAAGCATAACATAAGAAGCCGATTGTTTGACCTTGTCGGAGAACCGAACAGGCAGCATTTATTCTCCCTGGAAAATATGTGTAAGACGAATCTGACCTTTATTAGATCAAGCTGCCTCTCCAAAAGCTCCTGATCCTCTGGGCTTGTAAGGCTTCCAATCCACGTAAAGACTGAGGAGTCGCTTTGAAGTATGAAGCAATAAGAAGAATTCAAAGAGGATCCGACCTAAAAGAGGCATATTTTGAACCAAACATCAATTGTCAAATGAGCTCAACTTGTATAAGAAAAGTGAAacgagagagggagaggatgGAGACATACTGGTTCAACTTGAATTGCTTGCATATTCTCGGGTCCTGATCCTTGAACTCTAAACTGGGCCAAAGTATCCTCCTTATATGTTTCGTCGGGAAGTTGATTCTCCTCTATGTGTTTCTTGTACCCATCACTCAGACCACCCTGAGAACATTCATCCCAAGTTACAGAAGCAATAACGAAATGACTACAGCATACAAGAAGCAGATAGAATCATTGGCAGGCACTTACCTTGAAGACAATGAAGCTCTGCATGATTGAGAAGAACTGAACTGGCTCACTTCCTTCATATATGCGAGCCTAAGAATGAGGAGTGGTTGGTCAGTTCTAGAGATCTTCTCGGAAAAGAAGTAATGGCAGCAATGCAGAAACAGGGAAAATGGATACTGACCTGAGTAGCCATGAACTTTAAGGACTCGACCATCTTGGTGGCTAGAGAAATAGcagcctctctctcttcctatGGTTAATTGACTTGGTTAGAATATAAATGAGCGAATACGCATGAGGACGGAACTCTTATATGGATTAGTGAATTGTCATTGTAAGCAATTGGCACAGGAGAAAAGTGGCAAGTAGTTCAGCAGCGGTATTGTCATTCCGGAAACGACTTTAAGAATGGGCAGAGAAACCAAAAATTTGTGATGTAGTTTAAATGCAGTGAATGTGCTTTCGGAAAACCTTACCTCGATGCTTTTCTTCCCAAACCATGTTCCTATGAGGTATTCCTCTCTATCTTCACCTGGGTATGAATACTGAAATATGTAACAGTCCCCACTGTAGAATTTCGACTGGTCCgatgcttgaagaagaatcttCTCTTGACCATTGACACGCCAAACCTGTCGATACACAATTTTGACCAAACAGTATGATCAATGATAAGACAAAACAgcaaaatcatatttaatCCCTTCAAACTTGGACCTATCATAGACCTGCAAATCCCCCGTGCAGTCAATGTAAGGCTGGGGTTCCTCTTTAGCTGGTTCAGATTTCACAAGGCCTTTTACGTTAACTCCTTGACGTCTCAGCATAGCTACAAAAGAATCAATCAAGATGACCATTCAAAATCTCTCTAGTTCTGGATCAAACCAAAAGAATCACAAAGTCTCAATTGCATGCTGGAAGTTGTTACCTGCAACCTTTCCCCTGCCTTCCTCAGGGGCTGCCACATTGGCTGTCTGAGGCCATGAATCGAACTTTGAACGGAAGGACACTGTCTCAAATCCCTCCGTTGTACGAACTACATGGCATTTTGGTGGCCGATCAGGTTGAGAAACTAACTCCTATTAAGCAAATGGGAATGTGGCAGATTCTTGAATAATTTATCTCATTAAAGGATTCAAACATCTTCAATGAGGAAAACTGAGCTATAGTACGTACTTCTGCTGCTTTGCTAGCACTCTTCCTTTCGTCGAGAGTGGTGCCCCTTCCCATCCAAACAAGGACTTCTACTCCACAGTCCAGAAGGTAACATTTGTTTGTCTCAAGGCGATCCTTTGTCAAAGACTCAGCCTCGATAGGTTCTGCCTGCCCCTTCTCAACACTTCAACATGAAAAGATATTCACTTCAGCATTTTCAAACCATTGCACCCACTATGCTAATTTCTATGTGCTCatattaatcatttttttaactcgCATGAGAATAATGTTGAAGTGTCAATATATGCACTTTGCAGCAGTTGGCTAGTAATTAAACTCGTTTAAACTACtgaatggtgaaaatttagtggTATGGATGCTAATGTATTACCAAAGTAGCTTAGTGGAATGAGTATCCAAACTCTTCTTATCCTCTTGCATTCCTGTTTTCCTCGGAAGGGGAGCAAACCCGCCAAAGAATCCCCAGAACTCTCCAGTTTCAGCATCAGCCATCAACTTCCCATCCTCTGTATAGAATGAGATGTAAATTGATTAGCTTTATGAATTGCTAATATAGTACCAACCTTGAGAAATTTCTTTTGACTGGTCACTCACGGATAGTAGCTATATCGCATTTCCCGTCATGGTATGTATCCTTCACATACTGAACAACCTCCAGTGCCTTGGCTCTCTCTTGAATGGAAGAATTAGAGccattgaattgaaaaattttcGACTCAGTATCGAGAATAAAAATGTCATCATGGTTAAGGGAAGACCGGCCAAAAGGAACCTGTCATAAGTTCAATGAACAAATTAGCAGGATAACTGAGCAGAGGACATACCAAAATTGAACTAGAACGAAGGGTACACTGTATTGGTTTTACGAAACCTGCTGCAAGGAAAAAGTTATACGTAGCCAAGAAATGACGTTGAAAGAAGTAATCATGGGCTTGtttcaataatattatatcGGTATATTGagcaatataatatttatgatATTCAACAGAGAGCATAAACTTTGCAAAGAACTTGCCTCTTTTACTTGGACAGTGTGCTTCCCTTTGCAAACAAGCAACCTCGTCTTGTGCTCTTCAGGCTCGGGATGTTTAAACCCAGATGCAACCCCACCCTCCTGAGGTATTATACACGGCTTAAAGTAAGACAAGAACTTCTCAGTTTCGTGGCCTTGTACCTCACGATACTGGACTGCCCATCCCCCCAAGGCTGCATCCAATTCGACGGTCATGATCGCTGCAGTACCCGCTTCATCCTGTCTCCGGTGCAGTTTGAGTCATTTGAGATGGTAAAGCGATGCTCATAAGtaaaaagaaatgtctagTATTGTGTCTCACCTGACTCGTATCTTTACCTAGCCAATAGTGGATATCGTGTCGTGAGGCCCCACTTTTTAGAGCTGTTGTCTGCACACATGAGGAAACGAGTTTGTATGATCAATAAATAAGGCACTAGTGAAAGTCAGGACTGAGATTAGAGCTGAGTCTAGCACGTCCTCTCGCGGACTTTAACCAATATCAATACTAGATATGAAATATCGATATGTCACAGCTGATACACTACTTGCCTTCAAAACTATATATGAATCCCCGGTGAAAAACTTCCCATGTGAAGACTGCGGGACCTCAACGGGTTTAAAATTCTCAATGCGCCATATTTCAATGCCACTGTGCATCGTCAAGAAATACCAACAAGCTCGACTACAAAGTATATCGATAAAATCTAACCTAACAACAGAGTATCACATATTCCAAAAATGACTGAAAGTAAATGTCTATCGACAAGAGAAGTCTGGGTGGACATGCCCGCTATTTAAAGAGAAAAGGATACGCCTTCTGTCCCGCTCCTCGGAAAGCGGGGTCTAGATCTCTCATTGATGCAGACATGCTACTTTTGCAGCTCTATTTTCGTTTCTCAACAAATTTGGCTGGAGAGGAGCAAAAGTATCCTGAGATGTCACTCACAGTCAATCTCCAACGACAGGCAAAGATAAATGACAAATTAAACCGAAGGCATCAGGAACTCTTACGACATTAACTGATTCCCATGAATGGAGACAGAACATCGAATTCATTTTAGGGTGGCAGAACCCAAATTTGGCATTCACGATAAACTAGTCGATTAAATCATGCAAATGCAATTTTTAAGgccagatttttttttttaattcaatcaGGCAGCTCTATAGCGAATTCAGCATCAAGCGAGGAGGCCTGAAGAAAATCTCATTAACCAAGACGAAAGTTTGCCACTGCAGATAAAAATCAAACACGTTACATTCAGCATAGTTCTCTTTTATTGTTGATTGTTCATTTCATCACCTTTTCGCTTAATTTCGTTTTTTCATGTTCTCATCATACATAGAAGCCTGAAATGGCAATGGGGGGACACAAATATGGAAGCTCAAGAACGACAAGTTCTCTCATGCAAACGTGTGTTGGATCCATTTTGGCAATTTTTCAGTGATTTGCCATATAAAAAGCCAACGCCTGAATTGACAGTTTAAGCAAATTAAGATCAACAACAGGGGAGGCTCCAAAATGAATAAAGATTGAAACtttggcccaaaaaaaaaaaaaagcatgaagaagcaagacatcaagaacccaGCATGTTCTTGTTACCTGCTTTTCACAGGACCAAGCAAAGCTGTTGGGAGAACTGTCTCCTCTGAATCTGTTCTTTGTTCGGTTGTACAGATTTTGTCTGGATGTTTGAGCATTAATGAGGTGGTGAcaggagaggaagaagagatggTCAGAGGAAAAACAAGAACATGTGCAACAaagaatttttcctttttttctttttttcttttttgtctttcttttttgtttttcttttttttaatggctGAGAGGAAATCTGTATTCCGATTTGTTTGGAAGGGCAATGGATCAGAAGTGGAATTCTTTTGATAGGAAAAGAGAAGTGATACCCCATCTTTCATGCATTTCCATGGAAAGTGACGGTTCATGGCGTCTCGAGGTGCATGACGAGGAGAACTATATACGAACCGGCATTCTTTCCTCGAGTGAGATCTACTGTGTTACATTAATTTGTTGTGCTAGTCGATCGCGGAGTCCTCTACACATAGGCAGTACGAGTGTTTATATTCGGTCCTCCTCCGATGGTTTAAAAATATTACGTTAAACATTTTACAACAAGCTTAAATACATATTAGTTTATATAATAATGCCGGAAATTGAGTTAACATTTTTGAACTTACCAGAATTTATTTGATTCTGGGTCGTATATGGATTATATGCGTAAATGACAGATGAAGAAGGAATCATGAACCTGGACTGAGGAGGCAGACCAAAagtaaaatgaagaaattttttaatcatgatGAAGTATGTAATTTAAGTTAAACCCAGTGGAACGGAATCTTAAAcactttatatatacatatatacatacatatatatatatatatgctagacAAGATAAAGCACTTCCATTGACGACGGACTCAAGTCAAAGAGATTTGTTGACAATTACAGCAAATGTTAACAAAGTGCACCACAAAAAATTATCACCGAAACCTCGACAAAGAAAACAATTTAGCACTAATTGAACCCTATAAAGAAATTATAGGATGTGTCTCAATTGCAGAGCATCTTTCTTTGAGTGTCAGTTCGGATCCTCCTGTCGATATTAGGGATGCCTATTTAGCGCAACTTCACGTCACTTCTTATCCTCAAAAGGGTACGATCCGGGCAAGGTGTGAGGACTCCATGGAGTTTCTCATTCTGGGCTTTCCCCGCGTGGCGAATTGACCGCGTTCCAGGCAAGTTTGGCAACTATCTCGTCAAGAGAAGCAACGACCCGCTGCAACTCAGCAATGCCACTCACCAACTTCCTTGTGGATTCCAAGAAACTAAGAATCTGCTTCCATATTAACTGAGAAAAAGAGCATTTGCAGAAGAGAGATAATTCCTAGATTCTTCTTAGTCATTacaaagaaaacaagaaattTCTCCAGAGCCAGTTCCCCAACCGACCGTTCGGTCTAGTTGCTAATTTGTTCAGAATGACGACCCGCGATACAAACTATAAAGCTATGCTTCGGAATACAAGGATTAAACTTGCACCATACCAATCAACGTTTTTCTGCTGTAAGCTCACAGGTGATTCCAAGTTCTAGCTATTATCGGACAACCCTTGCTTATCAAGAAACCATCAAATTTTGTCCACAACAGCACTATGCAGGGATAATCCTTTCTGCAGCTTGGCAAATTGCAGACATCCCAATCAGCCTTTTGACGCTCCACTCCCAAGAATTACCAGAAATAACATCGGCAACCTTGGACGGTAAAGAGACGGCAGAGATAAGTATATGAAGTGGGGCAGAATCTCTACGCCAAAGGAGAAAGTGGTAACCAATTATCGTACCAAAAGCTGATTTTGTCTCCATCACCAACAATATACATGATGAGAGGATAAGCAacaattattttcatattagaCTATTGCTTAAATTTACTTATGACAAATTTTGACCCATAGCACCGCACGAGCATGCTTACTTGAGAGAAGGTAttagtattttctttttcgggaGTTTTAGGACACACTTACCTTGTATAGTTGACATTGTATCGGGCACTTTCATCGTACTTatttgtatctatatatatatatatatatatatatgatatcatGACCCAATTGGGTCATAGCCTCAattctttacatgatattagAGTCTAGGTTATAAACTCTTCCCCACAAACCCTAAAACCTTCGGCCTCTCTGCTGTTCATCATGGCCAGCGAATCTGATCACTCCAGCACCGTCGCCTCAATTCTCTACACAAGGTTCAGTAAATCAGCAATTCTCTTGCAAATGAACTCTGGGCATTTAAAAGATCCcctcttttttcctttgtcCATTTTCTCTTGATATAAGTGAATAAATACGATAAACTATTTCAGTGACACAAAATCTTTTTGTGATGTAACATTTTGGTATAAACATGTTTTTGTAATAATTTAGTACAAAACTATCTAATTTGTTGCAATCAACTACCTTCCGTCGACTTTTCAATAACGTCGTCAGCATTTTTGACATGACAGTTGACGTGTTAAATGCCATTCGACGTTGTACAAGTTTTAACAATTAATAATCATCCTTTAAGAAAACATTTTCCCCTCTCCTCTcgctttccctctctctccttctcttgGACTGGGGAGGTCGTTGTTGTGTCCTACCGCTTATCGGTCATCGAAAGCTCATTGTTGATGGAGCTCATTGGAGTCATCCCTCTCCTCCTTCTCCCCTctgtttattttttcttttttttttttaaaatctcaaCTGAAATGGGGTTGGGGCGCCCCTGCCAACGACCCGACCCTCAATCAAGCTCGCCAATAGGCTCAGACACCGCTACTGAGCTTGGTCGGGGGCACCCTGGCTGCGACCCAACCCCTGACCAAGGTGACGGCAAGCTCAATTGAGGGTTGGGTTCATCGGAGGGGGCAATAGAAatcttaaaatattaaaacttATTCGTATTGTTAATTAATGTAAACTTGACCatagtatatgtatatgtatatgtatatgtgtgtatatatatatatatatatgatttaagGATTTTCAATTACTAAAGCAATAACCATAGTAAAACTGGAATAAAGATTATACTAGGACAATCAAtatcgaaaaaattaatttgaaatagaaaatagttttaaaactttattctacgaatcaaaattcaaccaaagaataaataaataacactATTGAACTTGAAGTTTATGGAGAAaagattttcattaaattatgaaataagaataaaaaagaaattttcaaggtatataaataagaaaattcttACCGTTATTGAAGGGACATTCATAATGGAACTGGAATAAAGATCATGTCAAAACAATCTATATCGAAACAATTAATCTCGAATAAAATTCATTCAACAAATTAAAGTTTAATcaggaaaggaaaaatttggagaatattattaaaacaatcaaaatatcgaagcaattagtttgaaatttacattaaaaattcattttacgaATCAAAACTCAACCAAGAAAAAACAATTCATCACACGCGAACATGATTTTAGTCTTTCGTGTAAACAATCAGATTCAAATTGTTACCTTTGTttattctccaaattgttcttCTACGTTTGTTTGACTCATGGAgcggtatatatatatatattcatacaaaCGGCAATGCAAAGGGCAACTTTCTCTGATCTAATATTGAACAACGATTGTCCCCACTAAAACATCCAATgaagaatataatataatactaAGAAAGAATATTGAATATATTAGTTTCGATTCTGgttatcataatatatatatatatatataaaataaaagttttgaTGGTGTAAGAAAGAATAATATTAACTATTAAGAGAATAGATTATCTTTGTACTTTTATTCGATTATGGTTTCTCAGTTTCCATTCGACGTGCtttggaaaataaaagcaTATTCTGGAATTCGTTAATGGTACTACATGTTTCGTTGCCTCTTATGAAACaattgtaaaaaataattaatgtatACAGTCTAATGTACATTTTATTTCCTTGAACtttgttttaatatatatatatatataatatatagattaaagatgaattcaccgaaaaaatgaaagatgaATTTTTACTGTAATATTTGTGTCAAGTCAGATAGCACGTGGCAAGTGAACTTGCAACGGCAGAAAATACCGAAGGGCATCAATGGAACATTTTATACCAAATTGgaactttttgtatcaaagtGTTAAGAAAAACATTATTTTACTAGAGTTTTACATTGGAAAAAGGTTTTACGTACCAATGGAGAATTACCCTAATAAATACTTCATGAAGCTATAATAATACTTTTAGTTTGATTTGTTGAAAGAGCCTGACCTGTCGAAAGGGCCAGGACAGTTAGCAAATACTGGTTAAACCCAACCAAATTCTGTTCTTAGATCCAGTTAAGTATGTGTTTGATAACACATCAGCtactgaaattaaattttcaatattcaaTTCGATCCAGCTTGttaaacacaaaaaaaaaaaaatacttgcCTTAATAGACTAGAAATAGACTAATCATTAAATAAAGGAGGACTCACTTGATTTTTTGGATAAACGGTTCAGCCAAGCAGcaagttttcaaaatttgcatCGGTACCCTTACAGTTTTAGTAATTTGcaaatatattcattcatcAACAGATGAGAGAGGGGCGAAAGAGTTGAGGGAGATCAAGCACGGGGCTCCATAGCCAGCCATCGTCACCCATATCAGGGTCATTGGCGACCTTGACTGGTCGATGATGGTCGGCGACGAAGCCACTAGTGCTGATAGTTTCTGAAGGAATTCAGCGAAAAAAGATAGTTTCTGAAGGAGATCTGAGAGCAGGTGGCTCGTCGGATGGTGTCCTCGGGGGTCACCAACAGCCTCAACATGGGCGCACCTCCTTCAATCCAGAGAACATCATACTTGGTACCTAGAACCGCAAAATATGATAAACCAACCTGATAAACAAGGTTTTGGATCTCAAAATATAAGTCAAAATATGATGAACCCATCCACCTTCTATCTTCAAAAACGATGTTAGGAACATCATACTTGGTACCTAGAACCTCAAAATTGAGTCAACTATTGGATCACAATCAGCATTTTCATATGTCGAGCAACTCGAAAGAAAACGCAAGCTGATGGATAATAGACCTCGGATTTGGATTAAGCAAAGTAATTGTGATTTTTAAGCAGCAAATCTTAGGGAGATGAATGATGGATCACCCCAATGCTTTTCCTATCCATTTACATATATCCTAATTACCTCTTTGAGTGAAGAAGCGATTTACAAGgtttgatttaaaaaatggGGGCGGCTGAGAAGTGCACGAGGTTGTGGTCTTCTCTATGTGGTCATAAGATCGACCTGCCCCACTTATATCAGAAAAAGGTCGATCGGCCCCAGAAAACATGAGAAATGTTTGGGGACAAAATGTTAATAATgatccattttatttttattatcatcTTGATTAATGCAAACTATACATGCTTCACTGACTCGCAGCATTAACTTGAAAGTTCTTTTTCAATGTAAGGAATGCGGAAATCTGCGTAGAGTATGGCACTTAGGGTGCTTTGCCTCGACAGAAATTTCTTCCCCAGAAGTAATGATCAAGTCCTAATTTTTCGGGTTACACCAGAGATGCGTAAGCCTCAGTGGGATAAGGCAGTAGAAAGTAAAGGGGTGTGAGAAGTTCCACTTGTAAAAGCTGAATAGAATCTCTTAATTCCAGATCGTAGACGATTATCAATGTATTTAAGCCTCTCATAAGCTCTATTTTCAAGAAAGTTTCAGCACTTTTGTGTAATGTCAAGTCTTCTTGAGTAGGAATATATTGCGTGATAGTCCTTAGCGAGTTTAAGAAAATCGAACCCAAGATCTACCATTTCTAATTAAACTTCGATCTCCATAGTGCCTACCAACGATCAGTTCCTTATTAGTTCCCCAGTCAGGGACAGACGGAGGAATTTGGATCAATGAAGAAGTCCTTACAGGGGCAAATAAGAGCGTAAATTGCGGAGTTATGGGTGAATATATGAATATTCATCAAGAATTGAAGAATGATATGTAAATTTACATTGAACGTCAAGATTTTACGAGGACTGCTACCTCGGTTCATCAATCCCTATCCATATCCCTAATCATTATTAAGCGACCCTGTTTCTCCTAAGACCTTACGGTTCTAAGAAAATACACTTAACAtgaattaatcaataattaaaCAGACTTTTTACGTAGAAACTGAATTTGACATGTAGTATATATAGAATCAGGAATATTATGGCCGGAATAAGACAGCGAATATAATATCTAGCCTAAACAGAACTTTATGCACTACTTATGTGGCAAGTAAAAGAGAACTTGCAGTGATTTTTGTTGCAAGTAAGAAATATAGTT
Coding sequences within:
- the LOC116191938 gene encoding villin-4-like, whose protein sequence is MSASMRDLDPAFRGAGQKAGIEIWRIENFKPVEVPQSSHGKFFTGDSYIVLKTTALKSGASRHDIHYWLGKDTSQDEAGTAAIMTVELDAALGGWAVQYREVQGHETEKFLSYFKPCIIPQEGGVASGFKHPEPEEHKTRLLVCKGKHTVQVKEVPFGRSSLNHDDIFILDTESKIFQFNGSNSSIQERAKALEVVQYVKDTYHDGKCDIATIQDGKLMADAETGEFWGFFGGFAPLPRKTGMQEDKKSLDTHSTKLLCVEKGQAEPIEAESLTKDRLETNKCYLLDCGVEVLVWMGRGTTLDERKSASKAAEELVSQPDRPPKCHVVRTTEGFETVSFRSKFDSWPQTANVAAPEEGRGKVAAMLRRQGVNVKGLVKSEPAKEEPQPYIDCTGDLQVWRVNGQEKILLQASDQSKFYSGDCYIFQYSYPGEDREEYLIGTWFGKKSIEEEREAAISLATKMVESLKFMATQARIYEGSEPVQFFSIMQSFIVFKGGLSDGYKKHIEENQLPDETYKEDTLAQFRVQGSGPENMQAIQVEPVGSSLNSSYCFILQSDSSVFTWIGSLTSPEDQELLERQLDLIKPNAQPKMQKEGAESDQFWELLGGKTEHPTQKIARNGMDDPHLFCCAISDGNLKVTEIYNFDQDDLMTEDIFVLDCQSEIYVWVGQQVNNKNKMQALKAGENFLERDFLMEKLSHEAPLYVIMEGSEPKFFTRFFKWDSVKSAMHGNSFERKLAILKHGGTSNIDKPKRRVPILHGGRASVPEKSQRSRSVSFSPDRARVRGRSPAFNALAANFENPNARNLSTPPPMIRKLYPKSVTPDSSRLASKSAAIAALTAPFEKSAPPPQQLRIPRSVKASPEAAKSNSEEKPIEDSKTNKIESIQEDVKEGEAEDEEGLTLYPYERLTTTSTDPVTDIDITKREAYLSAADFSEKFGMTKEAFYKLPKWKQNKLKMALQLF